One window of Apium graveolens cultivar Ventura unplaced genomic scaffold, ASM990537v1 ctg5576, whole genome shotgun sequence genomic DNA carries:
- the LOC141702711 gene encoding protein RDM16 isoform X3: MPLLNRSVGSKEGSKATVSTSGILPTPAPSAGVTISSTLPASASVKPLVSGVPHLEGLTAPKVEAVKRAQELAAKMGFRQDPQYAPLINMFPGQLPPEVIVQPKPAKAPVLRLDALGREIDEHGNVVNVPKLNNLSTLKVNINKQKKDSFQILKPELEVDPEKNPHFDPDMGIDKNKLLRPKRMNFQFVEEGKWSRDAEITKLKSQFGEAQAKELKAKQAQLAKAKAEPDINPNLIEVSERVVVKEKPKEPIPDVEWWDAPLLLAGNYDDICDGKIAENKLRIEKITIYVEHPRPIEPPAEAARPPPQPLKLTKKEQKKLRTQRRLAREKDKQEMIRQGLIEPPKPKVKMSNLMKVLGSEATQDPTRLEMEIRSAAAEREQAHVDRNMARKLTPDERSGKKKRKLFDDPNTLETLVSVYRINDLSHPQTCFKVDVNAQENRLTGCAVISDGITVVVVEGGSKSIKRYKNLMLKRIDWTAAVKDVDEDEDEAVVNKCVKVWEGSVAKPSFNRFLVHKCRSEAAARKILSDAGVPHYWDLAVSFTEE; encoded by the exons ATGCCATTA TTAAACAGGAGTGTTGGGTCGAAGGAGGGATCTAAAGCAACAGTCTCCACATCAGGAATACTTCCTACTCCTGCTCCATCTGCTGGAGTAACAATAAGTTCTACTCTTCCTGCTTCTGCTTCGGTGAAACCACTTGTGAGTGGTGTGCCTCATCTAGAGGGCCTTACAGCACCAAAGGTTGAAGCGGTAAAACGTGCACAGGAGCTTGCTGCTAAAATGGGATTCCGACAGGACCCTCAGTACGCTCCTCTAATAAACATGTTTCCTGGACAGTTGCCACCGGAAGTTATTGTACAGCCAAAGCCGGCAAAGGCTCCTGTTCTACGCTTGGATGCTTTGGGCAGGGAGATAGATGAACATGGAAATGTGGTGAATGTTCCAAAGTTAAATAACCTCAGCACCTTGAAG GTTAACATTAACAAGCAGAAAAAAGATTCATTTCAAATTTTAAAGCCTGAATTGGAAGTGGATCCAGAGAAAAATCCTCATTTTGATCCGGACATGGGTATTGATAAGAATAAGCTTCTGAGGCCTAAGAGAATGAATTTTCAATTTGTAGAGGAGGGTAAATGGTCAAGAGATGCAGAGATTACAAAGTTGAAG AGCCAATTTGGAGAAGCACAAGCGAAAGAGTTGAAGGCCAAGCAAGCACAGCTTGCAAAGGCGAAAGCAGAGCCGGATATAAATCCCAACCTGATTGAGGTGTCAGAGAGAGTGGTTGTGAAAGAGAAACCAAAGGAGCCAATTCCTGATGTCGAGTGGTG GGATGCACCTCTTTTGCTAGCTGGTAACTACGATGATATATGTGATGGTAAAATAGCGGAAAATAAGTTGAGGATAGAGAAAATCACCATTTATGTGGAACATCCACGGCCCATTGAGCCACCTGCTGAAGCTGCTCGCCCACCTCCTCAACCCTTAAAACTAACAAAGAAAGAACAGAAGAAGCTCCGTACGCAGAGACGGCTTGCTAGGGAAAAAGATAAGCAAGAGATGATCAGGCAGGGCTTAATTGAACCTCCAAAACCAAAAGTTAAAATGAGCAATCTGATGAAAGTGCTTGGTTCAGAAGCAACCCAAGATCCTACTCGGCTTGAAATGGAAATAAGAAGTGCTGCTGCTGAGCGTGAACAAGCTCATGTTGACAGGAATATGGCGCGTAAGCTCACCCCTGATGAACGCAGTggaaagaagaaaaggaaactttTCGATGACCCTAATACACTAGAGACTCTGGTGTCTGTCTATAGAATAAATGATCTTTCACACCCCCAAACCTGCTTTAAGGTTGATGTGAATGCCCAGGAAAACCGGTTGACAGGATGTGCTGTGATATCAGATGGCATTACTGTTGTGGTAGTTGAAGGTGGAAGCAAGTCCATCAAACGATATAAGAATCTTATGCTTAAGCGTATAGACTGGACTGCAGCTGTGAAAGATGTAGATGAAGATGAGGATGAAGCTGTTGTGAACAAATGTGTCAAAGTGTGGGAGGGAAGTGTTGCTAAACCAAGTTTTAATAGGTTTTTGGTCCACAAGTGCAGGTCTGAAGCAGCTGCTCGGAAGATACTTTCTGATGCTGGAGTCCCTCACTATTGGGATCTTGCAGTCAGCTTCACAGAGGAGTGA
- the LOC141702711 gene encoding protein RDM16 isoform X2, which yields MRRLMGFGLVRVVLLPMVLVRNHSTWYQELCLRPLLLLATILSTDGTTSATGKSGGLQSLDALTKARITLQKQKEISEKLKKMPLLNRSVGSKEGSKATVSTSGILPTPAPSAGVTISSTLPASASVKPLVSGVPHLEGLTAPKVEAVKRAQELAAKMGFRQDPQYAPLINMFPGQLPPEVIVQPKPAKAPVLRLDALGREIDEHGNVVNVPKLNNLSTLKVNINKQKKDSFQILKPELEVDPEKNPHFDPDMGIDKNKLLRPKRMNFQFVEEGKWSRDAEITKLKSQFGEAQAKELKAKQAQLAKAKAEPDINPNLIEVSERVVVKEKPKEPIPDVEWWDAPLLLAGNYDDICDGKIAENKLRIEKITIYVEHPRPIEPPAEAARPPPQPLKLTKKEQKKLRTQRRLAREKDKQEMIRQGLIEPPKPKVKMSNLMKVLGSEATQDPTRLEMEIRSAAAEREQAHVDRNMARKLTPDERSGKKKRKLFDDPNTLETLVSVYRINDLSHPQTCFKVDVNAQENRLTGCAVISDGITVVVVEGGSKSIKRYKNLMLKRIDWTAAVKDVDEDEDEAVVNKCVKVWEGSVAKPSFNRFLVHKCRSEAAARKILSDAGVPHYWDLAVSFTEE from the exons ATGAGGAGGTTAATGGGATTCGGACTGGTCCGGGTGGTTCTGTTGCCAAT GGTGCTGGTTCGGAACCACTCAACATGGTATCAGGAACTCTGCCTGAGGCCTCTTTTGCTTCTGGCCACAATCCTAAG TACAGATGGGACAACTTCAGCCACTGGGAAAAGTGGAGGCCTCCAATCTCTTGATGCTTTGACAAAAGCGAGGATAACTTTGCAGAAGCAGAAGGAAATCTCAGAGAAATTGAAGAAAATGCCATTA TTAAACAGGAGTGTTGGGTCGAAGGAGGGATCTAAAGCAACAGTCTCCACATCAGGAATACTTCCTACTCCTGCTCCATCTGCTGGAGTAACAATAAGTTCTACTCTTCCTGCTTCTGCTTCGGTGAAACCACTTGTGAGTGGTGTGCCTCATCTAGAGGGCCTTACAGCACCAAAGGTTGAAGCGGTAAAACGTGCACAGGAGCTTGCTGCTAAAATGGGATTCCGACAGGACCCTCAGTACGCTCCTCTAATAAACATGTTTCCTGGACAGTTGCCACCGGAAGTTATTGTACAGCCAAAGCCGGCAAAGGCTCCTGTTCTACGCTTGGATGCTTTGGGCAGGGAGATAGATGAACATGGAAATGTGGTGAATGTTCCAAAGTTAAATAACCTCAGCACCTTGAAG GTTAACATTAACAAGCAGAAAAAAGATTCATTTCAAATTTTAAAGCCTGAATTGGAAGTGGATCCAGAGAAAAATCCTCATTTTGATCCGGACATGGGTATTGATAAGAATAAGCTTCTGAGGCCTAAGAGAATGAATTTTCAATTTGTAGAGGAGGGTAAATGGTCAAGAGATGCAGAGATTACAAAGTTGAAG AGCCAATTTGGAGAAGCACAAGCGAAAGAGTTGAAGGCCAAGCAAGCACAGCTTGCAAAGGCGAAAGCAGAGCCGGATATAAATCCCAACCTGATTGAGGTGTCAGAGAGAGTGGTTGTGAAAGAGAAACCAAAGGAGCCAATTCCTGATGTCGAGTGGTG GGATGCACCTCTTTTGCTAGCTGGTAACTACGATGATATATGTGATGGTAAAATAGCGGAAAATAAGTTGAGGATAGAGAAAATCACCATTTATGTGGAACATCCACGGCCCATTGAGCCACCTGCTGAAGCTGCTCGCCCACCTCCTCAACCCTTAAAACTAACAAAGAAAGAACAGAAGAAGCTCCGTACGCAGAGACGGCTTGCTAGGGAAAAAGATAAGCAAGAGATGATCAGGCAGGGCTTAATTGAACCTCCAAAACCAAAAGTTAAAATGAGCAATCTGATGAAAGTGCTTGGTTCAGAAGCAACCCAAGATCCTACTCGGCTTGAAATGGAAATAAGAAGTGCTGCTGCTGAGCGTGAACAAGCTCATGTTGACAGGAATATGGCGCGTAAGCTCACCCCTGATGAACGCAGTggaaagaagaaaaggaaactttTCGATGACCCTAATACACTAGAGACTCTGGTGTCTGTCTATAGAATAAATGATCTTTCACACCCCCAAACCTGCTTTAAGGTTGATGTGAATGCCCAGGAAAACCGGTTGACAGGATGTGCTGTGATATCAGATGGCATTACTGTTGTGGTAGTTGAAGGTGGAAGCAAGTCCATCAAACGATATAAGAATCTTATGCTTAAGCGTATAGACTGGACTGCAGCTGTGAAAGATGTAGATGAAGATGAGGATGAAGCTGTTGTGAACAAATGTGTCAAAGTGTGGGAGGGAAGTGTTGCTAAACCAAGTTTTAATAGGTTTTTGGTCCACAAGTGCAGGTCTGAAGCAGCTGCTCGGAAGATACTTTCTGATGCTGGAGTCCCTCACTATTGGGATCTTGCAGTCAGCTTCACAGAGGAGTGA
- the LOC141702711 gene encoding protein RDM16 isoform X1 codes for MDKQSEKEKSSRRHKDSDRDRDHHHKHHSSKHKSRDDDDKHRSRNDRESDRERRERSYESRDERERSRERVFDVNLSKRKERGGSEEERFDEKRVRVSEEKRERKRFEDVNGEEREERNERDERRERKRFEDGEERDERRERKRFEDGEEREKREVRKERRRFGDKVKEEDVDVDGESKRGGFDEVSVKREVKNEEVNGIRTGPGGSVANGAGSEPLNMVSGTLPEASFASGHNPKVSSIYTTNENKGVIVNRSYEVPGKSSTDGTTSATGKSGGLQSLDALTKARITLQKQKEISEKLKKMPLLNRSVGSKEGSKATVSTSGILPTPAPSAGVTISSTLPASASVKPLVSGVPHLEGLTAPKVEAVKRAQELAAKMGFRQDPQYAPLINMFPGQLPPEVIVQPKPAKAPVLRLDALGREIDEHGNVVNVPKLNNLSTLKVNINKQKKDSFQILKPELEVDPEKNPHFDPDMGIDKNKLLRPKRMNFQFVEEGKWSRDAEITKLKSQFGEAQAKELKAKQAQLAKAKAEPDINPNLIEVSERVVVKEKPKEPIPDVEWWDAPLLLAGNYDDICDGKIAENKLRIEKITIYVEHPRPIEPPAEAARPPPQPLKLTKKEQKKLRTQRRLAREKDKQEMIRQGLIEPPKPKVKMSNLMKVLGSEATQDPTRLEMEIRSAAAEREQAHVDRNMARKLTPDERSGKKKRKLFDDPNTLETLVSVYRINDLSHPQTCFKVDVNAQENRLTGCAVISDGITVVVVEGGSKSIKRYKNLMLKRIDWTAAVKDVDEDEDEAVVNKCVKVWEGSVAKPSFNRFLVHKCRSEAAARKILSDAGVPHYWDLAVSFTEE; via the exons ATGGATAAGCAATCGGAAAAAGAGAAATCGAGTCGGCGACACAAAGATTCCGATCGCGATAGAGATCACCATCACAAGCACCACAGCTCCAAGCACAAATCTCGAGATGACGACGACAAGCACAGATCGAGAAACGACCGAGAGAGCGATCGCGAGCGTCGAGAGAGATCTTACGAGTCGCGAGATGAGCGAGAGAGGAGTAGAGAGAGAGTTTTTGATGTGAATTTGAGTAAGCGAAAGGAGAGAGGAGGTAGCGAAGAGGAGAGGTTCGATGAGAAGAGAGTTAGGGTTTCGGAGGAGAAGAGAGAGAGGAAGAGGTTTGAGGATGTTAATGGAgaggagagagaggagagaaatGAGAGAGATGAGAGGAGAGAGAGGAAGAGATTTGAGGATGGAGAGGAGAGAGATGAGAGGAGAGAGAGGAAGAGGTTTGAGGATggagaggagagagagaagagagaggtGAGGAAGGAGAGGAGGAGGTTTGGGGATAAGGTTAAGGAGGAGGATGTGGATGTGGACGGTGAAAGTAAGCGAGGTGGTTTTGATGAGGTTTCGGTTAAGAGAGAAGTGAAGAATGAGGAGGTTAATGGGATTCGGACTGGTCCGGGTGGTTCTGTTGCCAAT GGTGCTGGTTCGGAACCACTCAACATGGTATCAGGAACTCTGCCTGAGGCCTCTTTTGCTTCTGGCCACAATCCTAAGGTATCTTCAATTTATACCACAAATGAAAATAAGGGAGTTATTGTGAACAGATCTTATGAGGTTCCTGGGAAATCTAGTACAGATGGGACAACTTCAGCCACTGGGAAAAGTGGAGGCCTCCAATCTCTTGATGCTTTGACAAAAGCGAGGATAACTTTGCAGAAGCAGAAGGAAATCTCAGAGAAATTGAAGAAAATGCCATTA TTAAACAGGAGTGTTGGGTCGAAGGAGGGATCTAAAGCAACAGTCTCCACATCAGGAATACTTCCTACTCCTGCTCCATCTGCTGGAGTAACAATAAGTTCTACTCTTCCTGCTTCTGCTTCGGTGAAACCACTTGTGAGTGGTGTGCCTCATCTAGAGGGCCTTACAGCACCAAAGGTTGAAGCGGTAAAACGTGCACAGGAGCTTGCTGCTAAAATGGGATTCCGACAGGACCCTCAGTACGCTCCTCTAATAAACATGTTTCCTGGACAGTTGCCACCGGAAGTTATTGTACAGCCAAAGCCGGCAAAGGCTCCTGTTCTACGCTTGGATGCTTTGGGCAGGGAGATAGATGAACATGGAAATGTGGTGAATGTTCCAAAGTTAAATAACCTCAGCACCTTGAAG GTTAACATTAACAAGCAGAAAAAAGATTCATTTCAAATTTTAAAGCCTGAATTGGAAGTGGATCCAGAGAAAAATCCTCATTTTGATCCGGACATGGGTATTGATAAGAATAAGCTTCTGAGGCCTAAGAGAATGAATTTTCAATTTGTAGAGGAGGGTAAATGGTCAAGAGATGCAGAGATTACAAAGTTGAAG AGCCAATTTGGAGAAGCACAAGCGAAAGAGTTGAAGGCCAAGCAAGCACAGCTTGCAAAGGCGAAAGCAGAGCCGGATATAAATCCCAACCTGATTGAGGTGTCAGAGAGAGTGGTTGTGAAAGAGAAACCAAAGGAGCCAATTCCTGATGTCGAGTGGTG GGATGCACCTCTTTTGCTAGCTGGTAACTACGATGATATATGTGATGGTAAAATAGCGGAAAATAAGTTGAGGATAGAGAAAATCACCATTTATGTGGAACATCCACGGCCCATTGAGCCACCTGCTGAAGCTGCTCGCCCACCTCCTCAACCCTTAAAACTAACAAAGAAAGAACAGAAGAAGCTCCGTACGCAGAGACGGCTTGCTAGGGAAAAAGATAAGCAAGAGATGATCAGGCAGGGCTTAATTGAACCTCCAAAACCAAAAGTTAAAATGAGCAATCTGATGAAAGTGCTTGGTTCAGAAGCAACCCAAGATCCTACTCGGCTTGAAATGGAAATAAGAAGTGCTGCTGCTGAGCGTGAACAAGCTCATGTTGACAGGAATATGGCGCGTAAGCTCACCCCTGATGAACGCAGTggaaagaagaaaaggaaactttTCGATGACCCTAATACACTAGAGACTCTGGTGTCTGTCTATAGAATAAATGATCTTTCACACCCCCAAACCTGCTTTAAGGTTGATGTGAATGCCCAGGAAAACCGGTTGACAGGATGTGCTGTGATATCAGATGGCATTACTGTTGTGGTAGTTGAAGGTGGAAGCAAGTCCATCAAACGATATAAGAATCTTATGCTTAAGCGTATAGACTGGACTGCAGCTGTGAAAGATGTAGATGAAGATGAGGATGAAGCTGTTGTGAACAAATGTGTCAAAGTGTGGGAGGGAAGTGTTGCTAAACCAAGTTTTAATAGGTTTTTGGTCCACAAGTGCAGGTCTGAAGCAGCTGCTCGGAAGATACTTTCTGATGCTGGAGTCCCTCACTATTGGGATCTTGCAGTCAGCTTCACAGAGGAGTGA
- the LOC141702714 gene encoding ABC transporter G family member 1-like, giving the protein MSRVVDENSSPGEQQDIEHSGLNIAPSSPTLGQLLKCVGDVRKEVTGDDTPVHQAVDMSGPMITEPRPVPFVLSFSNLTYSVKIRRKLTISNLCGGGKTKGSANTAEPFANENMFSRTKTLLDNISGEARDGEILAVLGASGSGKSTLIDALANRIAKGSLKGTVSLNGEQFESRMLKVISAYVMQDDLLFPMLTVEETLMYAAEFRLPRALSKSKKQLRVQTLIDQLGLRNAANTVIGDEGHRGVSGGERRRVSIGTDIIHDPILLFLDEPTSGLDSTSAYMVVKVLQRIAKSGSIVIMSVHQPSYRILGLLDRLLFLSRGQTVYSGSPANLPLYFSDFGVPMPDNENRTEFALDRIRELEATPGGTKSLVEFNKTWQHMKSSRRNTTSYLNSPSPLHNLSLKEAISASISRGKLVSGAVSSDMSRASMVPKFANPIWNEIAVLSRRSVTNSRRMPELFGIRVGTVMTTGFILASIFWNLDNTPKGIQERLGFFAFAMSTTFYTCADALPVFLQERYIFMRETAYNAYRRSSYVISHALVVFPTLIFLAALFATLTFWAVGLDGGLSGFLYYFLIMLASFWAGSSFVTFLSGVVPSVMLGYTIVVAILAYFLLFSGFFITRNRIPDYWIWFHYISLIKYPFEAVLQNEFEDPNKCFVRGVQIFDNSPLSSFSDALKVKLLESMSKTLGVPLDATTCLTTGADILKQQGVTDLSKWNCLFVTVAWGFLFRILFYFSLLLGSKNKRS; this is encoded by the coding sequence ATGTCTCGTGTGGTAGATGAAAATTCTTCACCGGGAGAGCAGCAAGATATTGAGCATTCCGGTTTGAATATTGCACCTTCTTCGCCAACGCTAGGGCAGTTACTAAAATGTGTTGGCGATGTTCGAAAAGAAGTCACTGGTGACGACACTCCTGTTCATCAGGCTGTCGATATGAGCGGCCCGATGATCACGGAGCCTCGTCCAGTGCCGTTTGTTTTATCTTTTAGTAATCTTACTTATAGTGTTAAAATTCGACGTAAGTTGACAATTTCGAATCTATGCGGAGGCGGTAAAACTAAAGGTTCGGCTAATACAGCCGAACCTTTTGCCAACGAAAATATGTTTTCCAGAACTAAAACACTTCTCGATAACATATCAGGCGAGGCGCGAGACGGAGAAATTTTAGCTGTGCTTGGAGCCTCAGGATCTGGAAAATCAACTCTGATTGATGCGTTGGCGAATAGGATTGCGAAAGGAAGCCTGAAAGGAACTGTTTCACTTAATGGAGAGCAGTTCGAATCGAGAATGCTCAAAGTTATATCAGCTTATGTAATGCAAGATGATTTGTTGTTTCCAATGCTTACAGTTGAGGAAACTTTGATGTATGCAGCTGAGTTTCGTCTCCCGAGAGCTCTATCGAAGTCTAAAAAACAGCTCAGAGTGCAGACTTTAATTGATCAATTAGGTCTTCGAAATGCTGCGAATACAGTTATTGGAGACGAAGGTCATCGCGGAGTTTCTGGAGGAGAGCGTCGTCGTGTCTCGATAGGAACAGATATTATTCATGATCCGATCTTGCTTTTTCTCGATGAACCGACTTCTGGATTAGATTCAACCAGTGCTTATATGGTGGTGAAGGTCTTGCAGAGGATTGCGAAAAGTGGAAGTATTGTGATAATGTCGGTACACCAGCCTAGTTATCGTATTCTCGGGTTATTGGATCGGTTGCTGTTTTTGTCTCGGGGACAGACTGTTTACAGTGGATCTCCTGCTAATTTGCCTTTATATTTCTCGGATTTTGGTGTTCCGATGCCTGACAATGAGAACAGGACGGAGTTTGCATTGGACCGGATCCGTGAACTTGAGGCCACTCCAGGAGGTACTAAAAGCCTAGTGGAGTTCAACAAGACATGGCAGCATATGAAAAGTAGTCGTCGAAACACGACCTCTTATCTCAACAGTCCAAGTCCATTACATAATTTATCTCTGAAAGAAGCGATAAGTGCAAGCATTTCTCGTGGTAAATTAGTCTCTGGAGCAGTGAGTAGCGATATGAGTCGTGCATCTATGGTGCCTAAATTTGCCAATCCAATTTGGAATGAAATCGCGGTTTTATCAAGACGTTCGGTTACTAATTCCCGAAGAATGCCTGAGCTGTTTGGAATACGAGTTGGTACTGTGATGACTACTGGTTTTATCTTGGCATCAATTTTCTGGAATTTGGATAACACGCCTAAAGGCATTCAGGAAAGGCTTGGATTCTTTGCGTTTGCGATGTCTACTACTTTCTACACTTGTGCAGATGCACTGCCTGTGTTTCTACAAGAGCGTTACATATTTATGCGAGAAACTGCTTACAATGCTTATCGACGATCTTCTTATGTTATATCTCACGCATTGGTCGTGTTCCCTACACTAATTTTTCTCGCAGCTTTGTTTGCTACTCTCACATTTTGGGCAGTAGGACTGGACGGTGGATTATCGGGCTTTCTGTACTATTTTCTAATAATGCTGGCCTCATTTTGGGCAGGGAGTTCTTTCGTGACATTTCTATCAGGAGTGGTGCCTAGTGTGATGCTTGGTTACACAATTGTGGTTGCAATCTTAGCCTACTTCCTTCTGTTCAGCGGATTCTTCATAACACGAAATAGAATCCCTGATTACTGGATCTGGTTTCACTACATTTCGCTAATTAAGTATCCGTTTGAGGCAGTATTGCAGAACGAATTTGAAGATCCTAACAAATGTTTTGTGCGCGGAGTACAAATATTCGATAATTCACCCTTGAGTAGTTTTTCTGATGCATTGAAGGTGAAGCTGTTGGAGAGCATGAGCAAAACGCTTGGCGTGCCATTAGACGCAACAACTTGCTTAACAACAGGTGCAGATATATTGAAGCAGCAGGGTGTTACGGATTTAAGCAAGTGGAATTGCTTGTTTGTGACAGTGGCTTGGGGCTTTCTGTTTAGAATTTTGTTTTACTTCAGTTTGTTACTGGGAAGTAAAAACAAAAGGAGTTGA